The stretch of DNA CCTGAGGTCCGCCGGCGCGGGCGATGTGCTGGTGGTGTGCGGTGGGATCATCCCCGAGGCCGACATCCCGAAGCTCACCGAGATCGGGGTGGCCAAGGTGTTCACCCCCGGAGCTCCCCTCCAGGACATTCTCGAATGGCTGGGCGGGGAGCTCGACCGCCGGGAGGCGGCGACCGAGAGCAGCCAGAGCTAGACCCGACGAGAGAACCCGACAGGAGAGGCAGCCAGGTGGACCTGTTCGAGTACCAGGGCAAGCAGTACTTCGCCCGCTACGGGATCCCGGTGTCACCGGGAGGCGTGGCCGACACGGCCGACCAGGCCGTGGTCGAGGCCGACCGGGTGGGGTACCCCGTCGTTGTCAAGGCCCAGGTCCAGGTGGGCGGGCGTGGAAAGGCCGGGGGCATCAAGCTGGCGGGGAACCCAGACGAGGTCCGTGGCCACGCCGAGGCCATCCTCGGGATGGACATCAAGGGCCACGTGGTACGGAGGCTGTGGATCGAGCACGCCTCGGACATTGCCGAGGAGTACTACGCCAGCTTCACCCTCGACCGATCGGCGAAGCTCCACCTCGGCCTGGTGTCGAGCCGGGGTGGCGTCGACATCGAGCAGGTGGCGGCCGAGGAGCCCGAGGCCATCGCGCGGCTCCACGTCGATCCCGTCGACGGTTTCACCGCGCCGATGGCGGCCGACATGGTCGACCGGGCCGGGCTCGACCCGGATGCCCGGGACGAAGCGATCGAGCTGCTCATCAAGCTGTACCTGTGCTTCGTCAAGGGCGACGCCGAGCTGGTGGAAGTCAACCCCATGATCCTGACAACCGATCGCCGCGTGCACGCCCTGGACGCCAAGGTGACCCTCGACGACAGCGCCGCCTTCCGCCATCCCGAGTGGGCCGAGCTCACCAGCTTTCAGGACCTGGACGACCGCGAGCGCCTGGCCAAGGAGAAGGGGCTCAACTACATCGGACTGTCGGGCAATGTCGGCATCATCGCCAACGGCGCCGGGCTCGCCATGAGCACCCTGGACGTGGTGAACCAGGTCGGGGGCTCCGCCGCCAACTTCCTGGACGTGGGCGGGGGGGCGAACGCCGACGTGATGGCCAACGCCCTCGAGGTCATCAACACCGACGACAACGTGCGCTCGATCCTCGTCAACATCTTCGGCGGGATCACCCGCGTCGACGAGGTGGCCAAGGGGATCGTCGAGGCCCTGGGGCGGGTCGAGCTGCGGGCGCCGATCGCCATGCGCCTCGACGGCACCAACGTCACCGAAGGACGGGCCCTCCTCGCCGACCACGAATCAGATCGCCTGATCTCGCTGCCCACCATGCTCGACGCGGCCCGCAAGGCCGTCGAGCTGGCCGCTGCGGGCGATCGGACGGCCCCGTCGTCATGAGCATCTTCGTCGACGAGCACACCAAGGTCGCTATCCAGGGCTTGACCGGGGGCCAGGGTCGCTTCCACGGACTGCGCAACCGGGACTACGGCACCAAGGTGGTGGCCGGCGTCACACCCGGCAAGGGCGGCCAGGACGTCGAGGGCATACCTGTCTTCGACACCGTGGCCGAGGCGGTGGCGGCCACCGGCGCCAACGCCTCGTTCGTCTCCGTGCCCCCGCGCGCCGCGCCTGCCGCCATTCTCGAGTCGGCGGCCGCCGGCATCCCCTTCATCGTCTGCATCACCGAGTTCATCCCCGCCCAGGACGAGGCCCTCCTGTTCAACCAGCTCCGGCGGGACCATCCCGGTTCCCGGCTGCTCGGGCCCAACTGTCCCGGCATCATCTCCCCGGGGAAGTGCAACATCGGCATCACCTCGGGTGACATCGCCTTGGCGGGTGGGCCGGTCGGGATCGTCAGCCGCTCGGGGACGCTCACCTACCAGGCCCTCAACGAGCTGTCCCTCCAGGGCGTGGGTCAGACCACGTGTGTGGGCATCGGTGGGGACCCCGTTCCGGGGACGGGGTTCATCGACTGCCTGGCCGCCTTCGAGGCCGACCCGGAGACGGGCGCCGTGATGATGATCGGCGAGATCGGCGGCACCGAGGAGGAGCGGGCGGCGGACTTCATCGCCAAGGACATGAGCAAGCCCGTGGTGGCATACATCGCCGGGGTCACGGCGCCGCCGGGCAGGCGCATGGGCCACGCCGGCGCCATCATCTCCGGCTCGTCGGGCACCGCCAGGGCCAAGATGGACGCCCTCGAGGCCGCCGGTGCCATCGTGGCCCAGAACCCGACCGAGGCCGGCGAGCTCATGGTCGAGGTGGTGGGCAAGCTCGGCTGAGAGACCCGGCAATAACCGGCCGGAACGAGCGCCGCTGGTAGCGTGCGAAGAGTGCAAGTCGGGGTGCTGGCGTCGGGCAGCGGGACGATCCTCGAGGCCATCCTGGACGCCGAGCTACCTGTGGCCGTCGTCGTCGTCGACCGGCCCTGCCGGGCCCTGGATGTGGCCACGCAGGCCGGGGTGTCGGCCCAACTGGTCGAGCGACGCAGCTTCGGGAAGGACTTCGATCGCGTCGCCTACACCGAACAGGTCGTCGACGTGCTGAGGGCCCACGGCGTCCAGCTCGTGGTCATGGCCGGGTTCGGGACGGTGCTGGACAAGCCGGTGCACGACGCCTACGCGGGGAAGATCCTCAACACCCACCCGGCGTTGTTGCCTGCCTTCCGTGGCTGGCACGCCGTGGAGGAGGCCCTCGCCGCAGGGGTGAAGATCACGGGGTGCACCGTGCACGTCGCCACGCTCGAGGTTGACGACGGTCCGATCCTCGCCCAGGAGGCGGTGCCGGTGCTGCCGGACGATACCGTCGAGTCCCTGCACGAACGGATCAAGGCGGTCGAGCGGCGCCTCTATCCCGCCGCCATCGCCGAGGTCATCGAGGAGCCACTGAAGTCGTGAGGGCACTGCTGTCCGTCTATGACAAGACCGGCCTGACGGAGCTCGCCAGCGGCCTGGTCGACCTGGGATGGGAGCTGGTGGCCAGCGGCGGCACGGCGACGGCGCTCACGGAGGCGGGCGTTGCCACCACGCCGGTCGACGCGGTGACGGGCGCGCCCGAGATGCTCGACGGGCGGGTGAAGACCCTCCACCCCGACATCCACGGCGCCATCCTGGCCGACCGCAGCAACCCGGTGCATCGCTCGGAGCTGGGCGAACGGGACATCACGCCGATCGACCTCGTCGTGTGCAACCTCTATCCGTTCCGGTCCCGACCCGGGATCGAGATGATCGACATCGGCGGCCCGACGATGGTCCGTGCCGCGGCCAAGAACCACGCCCACGTAGGCGTTGTCGTCGACCCCGCCGACTACGGGCCGGTCCTCGACGAGCTGCGGGCCGACGGCGCCCTGTCGGACGCGACCCGTGGGCGACTGGCCCGCGCCGCCTTCGCCCATACCGCCGCCTACGACGCGGCCATCGTGGGATGGCTGGACGACGGCGGCGCCGGCGGACCCGTCGTCACGCTCCCGCCGACCCTTCACCTGGCCCTCGAGCGGGTCCAGGACCTCCGCTACGGCGAGAACCCCCATCAGGAGGGCGCCCGCTACCGGGACATCGGGGCCCGAGGATGGTGGGACGGCGCCGTCCAGCACGGGGGCAAGGTCCTCTCCTACCTGAACCTGTTCGACGCCGAGGCCGCCTGGCAGCTCGTGCACCAGCTGGGTGACTCGCCCGCCGCCGCCATCATCAAGCACGCCAACCCGTGTGGCGCCGCGGTGGCCGGCGACATCGCCTCCGCTTACCAGCGGGCCTTCGAGTGCGACCCCATGTCGGCCTTCGGCGGCATCGTGGCCCTCAACCGGCCGGTCGACGACGATCTGGCGGCGCAGATCGTGGCCAACCCGGTGGCCGACGTCCTGGTCGCGCCGGCGTACAGCCCGGGTGCCCTGGAGCGGTTCGCCGCCAAGCGCAAGAACATGCGGGTCCTCGAGGCACCTCCGCCGGGGCCGCACGTCCGGGAGCTGCGCCGGCTGGACGGGGGGTACCTGGTGCAGGAGGCGGACCACTTTCCCGCGGGTCGCGACGCGTGGCGGGTCGTGACGAAGGTGGCGCCCACCGAGGCCCAGTGGGGTGACCTGGAGCTCGCCTGGCGCATCTGCGCCTTCACCTCGTCGAACGCCATCGTGCTCGTCGCGGGGCGCCAGGCCGTTGGCGTCGGCGCCGGCCAGCAGAACCGCGTGGAGCCCGGCCAGATCGCCGCTCGCAAGGCGGCCGGCCGGGCTTCCGGGGGGGCGGCGGCGAGCGACGCCTTCTTCCCATTCCGTGACGGGCTCGATGCCGTGGCCGCCGCGGGGGTGGCGGCGGTCATCCAGCCCGGGGGCTCGCTGCGCGACGACGAGATCGTCGCCGCTGCGGACGAGCAGGGGCTGGCCATGGTCCTGACCGGCGAGCGACACTTCCGGCACTGATGACGGCTCGGATCCTCGACGGCGAGGCGCTGGCCACGCGCATCCGGGAGCAGCTGTCCGAGCGGGTGCGGGAGCTCAAGGGAGCGGGCGTCCAGCCCGGGCTCGGATCGATCCTGGTGGGCGACCACGGGCCGAGCGCCCGCTACGTCGAGATGAAGCATCAGGACAGCGCCGAGGTGGGTATCGCCTCGATCCACCAGCACCTCCCCGCCACCACCAGCGAAGAGGAGCTGCACGCCACCATCGCCCGGTTCAACGCCGATCCAGAGGTGGACGCCTATCTCGTCCAGCTCCCGCTTCCCGCAGGTCTCGACGAGGAGGCGGCCCTGCTGGCCGTCGATCCCGGCAAGGACGTCGACGGGCTGCACCCGGTCAACCTGGGTCGGCTGGTCATGGGGGCCGACGGACCGATCCCCTGCACACCGGCGGGCATCCAGGCCCTGCTGGTGGCGAACGGGGTCGCCATCGAGGGCCGCCACGTGGTCATCATCGGCCGGGGCCTGACCATCGGTCGCCCCTTGGCGCTGCTGCTCGCGCTGAAGCGACCGAACGCCAACGCCGCCGTCACCGTGGTGCACACGGGCGTGCCCGATCTCGGCGACCACACCAGGCGGGCCGACATCCTCGTGGCCGCCGCCGGTCAAGCCGGGCTGGTCACACCGGACATGGTCAAGCCCGGGGCCGCGGTGGTCGGGGCGGGGACCTCCTGGTCGGGCAAGCGCCTCCTGTCGGACGTCGACGAGTCCGTCGCCGAGGTCGCCGGCTGGCTCACACCCCGGTTGGGCGGGGTGGGACCGATGACCAGGGCCATGCTGCTGACCAACGCCGTCCAGGCCGCCGAGCGCCGGGCCCGGCGAGGCTAGGGCCCAGCCCGGTCGGCGGGACCGGGTTTGCCAGGGGAGAAGTACGCTCTCAGGACCATGGCCAGGATCTCGGACCTCCTCGACGGGGGTCGGACCTTTTCGATCGAGCTGTGGCCCCCTCGGAGCGAGACGGCAGAGCGACGCCTTGAGGCGGCCCTGGCCGAGCTGCAGCCGCTGCGGCCGACGTTCACCTCGATCACCTACGGCGCGGGGGGGTCGACCCGGGAGCGGACCCACGACCTCGTCGTGCGCCTGCAGCGCCAGAGCGACATGACGGCCATGGCCCATCTCACCTGCGCCGCCCACCGTCGGGAGGAGCTCGAGGACGTCCTGATCCGCTACCGGGACGCGGGAGTCGAGAACATCCTGGCCCTCCACGGAGACCCGCCCCTCGATGCCGACTCGGACCTGCCCGAGGGCGACCTCCGCTACGCCCTCGATCTCGTCGAGCTGGCCCGCTCGGTGGGGCCGTTCTGCGTGGCGGTTGCGGCTCATCCCGAGGGACACCCCAGCGCCCCGGACCGGGCGACCGACCGCCGCCACACCGCCCTCAAGCTCGAGGCCGCCGACTTCGCCATCACGCAGTTCTTCTTCCGCCTCGAGGACTATCTGGACCTTGTCGACTCGCTCGCTGCTCTGGGAGTGGACAAGCCGGTGATCCCGGGCATCATGCCGATCACGAGCGTTCGCACCGTCAGCAGGATGTGCGAGCTGTCGGGGACCGAAGTGCCGCGGGTGGTGACCGACCGGCTGGAGCCGGTGGTCGACCGGCCCGACGAGGTTCGTCGTATCGGTGTCGAGGTGGCCACGGAGCTGGGCCAGAAGTTGCTGGCCGAGGGCGTGCCCGGCCTTCACTTCTACACCATGAACCAGGCCGCCGCGACCAGGGAGATCTCCGACAATCTGGGCCTCGGCCCGGCCGTCTGACGTGTGCCCCGACTAGGGGTGAGCGACCCCGCCGCCAGTAGGCTCGACGCCATGGCCGAGAAGATCACCATGTCGAGTGACGGCGCCCTGCAGGTGCCTGACGAGCCGATCATCCCGTACATCCAAGGAGACGGGACCGGCATCGACATCTGGCCGGCGGCTCAGCGGGTGCTCGACGCGGCGGCAGTCAAGCACGGTCGCAAGATCGCCTGGAAGGAGGTGCTCGCCGGTCAGAAGGCCTTCGACGAGACGGGGACGTGGCTGCCCGACGAGACCGTCAGCACCTTCAACGACGACCTCATCGGCATCAAGGGGCCGCTCACCACTCCCGTCGGTGGCGGCATCCGCTCCCTGAACGTCGCCCTCCGCCAGGTCCTGGACCTGTATGTGTGCCTGCGACCGGTGCGGTGGTTCCAAGGGGTGCCCTCGCCGGTCCGCCACCCGGAGAAGGTCGACATGGTGATCTTCCGGGAGAACACCGAGGACGTCTACGCCGGACTCGAGGTCCAGGAGGGAACGCCGGAGGCGAAGAAGCTCATCACCTTCCTGCACGACGAGATGGGGTGGTCGATCCGACCCGACTCGGGCGTCGGGATCAAGCCGATCTCCGAGACGGGCTCGAAGCGCCTGATCCGCGCCGCCATCAACTACGCGGTGGATCGGGGCCGACGGTCGGTCACCCTGGTCCACAAGGGCAACATCCAGAAGTTCACCGAGGGCGCCTTCCGCAGCTGGGGCTACGACCTCGTGCGGGAGGAGTTCGCAGGGGTGGCCGTGGCCTGGGAGGACTGCGGTGGTGACCCGGGTGACCGGATCCTGGTGCAGGACACGATCGCCGACATCACCCTCCAGCAGGTGCTGACCCGCCCCGCCGAGTTCGACGTCATCGCCACGACCAACCTGAACGGCGACTACCTCTCCGACGCCCTGGCCGCCCAGGTGGGAGGCATCGGCATCGCCCCGGGTGGGAACATCAACTACGTCACCGGCCACGGCATCTTCGAGGC from Acidimicrobiales bacterium encodes:
- the icd gene encoding NADP-dependent isocitrate dehydrogenase encodes the protein MAEKITMSSDGALQVPDEPIIPYIQGDGTGIDIWPAAQRVLDAAAVKHGRKIAWKEVLAGQKAFDETGTWLPDETVSTFNDDLIGIKGPLTTPVGGGIRSLNVALRQVLDLYVCLRPVRWFQGVPSPVRHPEKVDMVIFRENTEDVYAGLEVQEGTPEAKKLITFLHDEMGWSIRPDSGVGIKPISETGSKRLIRAAINYAVDRGRRSVTLVHKGNIQKFTEGAFRSWGYDLVREEFAGVAVAWEDCGGDPGDRILVQDTIADITLQQVLTRPAEFDVIATTNLNGDYLSDALAAQVGGIGIAPGGNINYVTGHGIFEATHGTAPRYAGQDKVNPGSLLLSGVLMLEHLGWQAEADDIVRAMEATIAERIVTYDFARLTEGATEVKTSEFASAIIDRL
- the sucC gene encoding ADP-forming succinate--CoA ligase subunit beta; translated protein: MDLFEYQGKQYFARYGIPVSPGGVADTADQAVVEADRVGYPVVVKAQVQVGGRGKAGGIKLAGNPDEVRGHAEAILGMDIKGHVVRRLWIEHASDIAEEYYASFTLDRSAKLHLGLVSSRGGVDIEQVAAEEPEAIARLHVDPVDGFTAPMAADMVDRAGLDPDARDEAIELLIKLYLCFVKGDAELVEVNPMILTTDRRVHALDAKVTLDDSAAFRHPEWAELTSFQDLDDRERLAKEKGLNYIGLSGNVGIIANGAGLAMSTLDVVNQVGGSAANFLDVGGGANADVMANALEVINTDDNVRSILVNIFGGITRVDEVAKGIVEALGRVELRAPIAMRLDGTNVTEGRALLADHESDRLISLPTMLDAARKAVELAAAGDRTAPSS
- the purH gene encoding bifunctional phosphoribosylaminoimidazolecarboxamide formyltransferase/IMP cyclohydrolase; translated protein: MRALLSVYDKTGLTELASGLVDLGWELVASGGTATALTEAGVATTPVDAVTGAPEMLDGRVKTLHPDIHGAILADRSNPVHRSELGERDITPIDLVVCNLYPFRSRPGIEMIDIGGPTMVRAAAKNHAHVGVVVDPADYGPVLDELRADGALSDATRGRLARAAFAHTAAYDAAIVGWLDDGGAGGPVVTLPPTLHLALERVQDLRYGENPHQEGARYRDIGARGWWDGAVQHGGKVLSYLNLFDAEAAWQLVHQLGDSPAAAIIKHANPCGAAVAGDIASAYQRAFECDPMSAFGGIVALNRPVDDDLAAQIVANPVADVLVAPAYSPGALERFAAKRKNMRVLEAPPPGPHVRELRRLDGGYLVQEADHFPAGRDAWRVVTKVAPTEAQWGDLELAWRICAFTSSNAIVLVAGRQAVGVGAGQQNRVEPGQIAARKAAGRASGGAAASDAFFPFRDGLDAVAAAGVAAVIQPGGSLRDDEIVAAADEQGLAMVLTGERHFRH
- the sucD gene encoding succinate--CoA ligase subunit alpha, which encodes MSIFVDEHTKVAIQGLTGGQGRFHGLRNRDYGTKVVAGVTPGKGGQDVEGIPVFDTVAEAVAATGANASFVSVPPRAAPAAILESAAAGIPFIVCITEFIPAQDEALLFNQLRRDHPGSRLLGPNCPGIISPGKCNIGITSGDIALAGGPVGIVSRSGTLTYQALNELSLQGVGQTTCVGIGGDPVPGTGFIDCLAAFEADPETGAVMMIGEIGGTEEERAADFIAKDMSKPVVAYIAGVTAPPGRRMGHAGAIISGSSGTARAKMDALEAAGAIVAQNPTEAGELMVEVVGKLG
- the purN gene encoding phosphoribosylglycinamide formyltransferase, translating into MQVGVLASGSGTILEAILDAELPVAVVVVDRPCRALDVATQAGVSAQLVERRSFGKDFDRVAYTEQVVDVLRAHGVQLVVMAGFGTVLDKPVHDAYAGKILNTHPALLPAFRGWHAVEEALAAGVKITGCTVHVATLEVDDGPILAQEAVPVLPDDTVESLHERIKAVERRLYPAAIAEVIEEPLKS
- a CDS encoding methylenetetrahydrofolate reductase, encoding MARISDLLDGGRTFSIELWPPRSETAERRLEAALAELQPLRPTFTSITYGAGGSTRERTHDLVVRLQRQSDMTAMAHLTCAAHRREELEDVLIRYRDAGVENILALHGDPPLDADSDLPEGDLRYALDLVELARSVGPFCVAVAAHPEGHPSAPDRATDRRHTALKLEAADFAITQFFFRLEDYLDLVDSLAALGVDKPVIPGIMPITSVRTVSRMCELSGTEVPRVVTDRLEPVVDRPDEVRRIGVEVATELGQKLLAEGVPGLHFYTMNQAAATREISDNLGLGPAV
- a CDS encoding tetrahydrofolate dehydrogenase/cyclohydrolase catalytic domain-containing protein is translated as MTARILDGEALATRIREQLSERVRELKGAGVQPGLGSILVGDHGPSARYVEMKHQDSAEVGIASIHQHLPATTSEEELHATIARFNADPEVDAYLVQLPLPAGLDEEAALLAVDPGKDVDGLHPVNLGRLVMGADGPIPCTPAGIQALLVANGVAIEGRHVVIIGRGLTIGRPLALLLALKRPNANAAVTVVHTGVPDLGDHTRRADILVAAAGQAGLVTPDMVKPGAAVVGAGTSWSGKRLLSDVDESVAEVAGWLTPRLGGVGPMTRAMLLTNAVQAAERRARRG